GTGATCGTCACGTCCCGCGTGCGGGGCGCCGTCCCCTTCCCCTTCTCGTTCCCCTTCTCGGCGGCGGCCTGCTCCTTGGCGGGCACGACCGTGAAGACGGCCTTCTGCCCCGGCTCGTGCCGCGTCACCAGCTTCGCGACGTCGGCGGGCTGCTTCACCGCGGTGCCGTCCACGGCCTTGATCACGTCTCCGGCGTGCAGCCTGCCCTCGGCCGGGGACCCCTTGACGACGGTGGAGACGATCACCCAGGACTTCACGGGGATGCCCAGTTCCCTCAGGGCGGCGACCTTGGCGCTCTCCTGGGACTGGCTGAACTCCTCGGCGTTCTCCTGGCTGGACTGCTCCTCCGTCTTGCCGTCCGGGTAGAGGGTGTCGTGCGGCACGATCTTGCTGTCGCGCGCCAGCCAGCCGTAGACGGCCTCCACCAGGTTCATGCGGAAGTCGGCACTGGTGACCCGGACGGTGGTCATGTTCAGGTGCCCGTCCGTCGCGTACGTCCTGTGCCCCGAGATCTGCAGCACCGGCTCGCCCCCGTGCTCCCCGAGCGTGTTCACGGTCGGGCCGGGGGACATCTCCGAGTACGGCACGGGGATGAGCACTCCCGCGCACAGGAGCGCGATCAGCATCAGGGTGGAGGCGAGCATCGTCGCGGTGCGGCGTGGCATGTCACGACAGTACGGGACGCCCCTGTCGGCGCACCGTCAGGGCACCCCCGTCACGCGCCGCCCGCGCCCGTGCGGGACTTCTCCATGGCCTCGCGGAACCTGGCGTACCCGTCGAGCTCCGGACCGTCGGCCCGCGCCCGGCGCGTCCGGTTGGCCCAGCTGCCCCAC
This is a stretch of genomic DNA from Streptomyces sp. TG1A-8. It encodes these proteins:
- a CDS encoding PDZ domain-containing protein; the encoded protein is MPRRTATMLASTLMLIALLCAGVLIPVPYSEMSPGPTVNTLGEHGGEPVLQISGHRTYATDGHLNMTTVRVTSADFRMNLVEAVYGWLARDSKIVPHDTLYPDGKTEEQSSQENAEEFSQSQESAKVAALRELGIPVKSWVIVSTVVKGSPAEGRLHAGDVIKAVDGTAVKQPADVAKLVTRHEPGQKAVFTVVPAKEQAAAEKGNEKGKGTAPRTRDVTITTEVSDDSGARRAIVGISAGTDHTFPFTIDIKLADVGGPSAGLMFALGIYDKLTPGSLTGGRFVAGTGTIEDDGTVGPIGGIDMKTVGARSKGARYFLTPADNCAAAAKDAPGGLTLVKVRTIGDALGALKDIRGGDTADLPKCTAKG